Proteins from one Desulfomonilia bacterium genomic window:
- a CDS encoding P-II family nitrogen regulator, with protein sequence MKRIEAIIRPDKVEDVCNTLNRTGQKGVIFSAIEDRSASEHLKVMVKGNSYDIDTMMARIEVTVKDAEAAKVVDLIREAASTGSIGDGEIFVHPVDDAMVVSTGLWWSKNAR encoded by the coding sequence ATGAAGAGAATTGAGGCTATAATACGTCCGGACAAGGTTGAAGATGTGTGTAATACACTGAACAGAACCGGGCAGAAAGGTGTTATATTTTCAGCGATAGAAGACCGGAGCGCATCTGAGCATTTAAAGGTTATGGTCAAGGGAAATTCATACGATATTGATACGATGATGGCCAGGATCGAGGTGACTGTGAAGGATGCCGAAGCGGCCAAGGTGGTCGATCTGATCAGGGAAGCTGCATCAACAGGCAGCATCGGTGATGGGGAAATATTCGTCCATCCCGTTGATGATGCAATGGTGGTTAGCACCGGTTTATGGTGGAGTAAAAACGCGAGATAG
- a CDS encoding P-II family nitrogen regulator: MKKIEAVIKPFKLDEVKEALNTIGVTGITVTEVKGYGRQKGHKEIYRGAEYQVDFLPKIKIEIAVGAEIADKVIEAIIAKARTGKIGDGKIFVSSLENVIRIRTGESGQAAI; this comes from the coding sequence ATGAAGAAAATTGAGGCAGTTATCAAACCGTTTAAACTGGATGAAGTAAAAGAGGCGCTGAACACTATCGGTGTAACCGGCATAACCGTAACGGAAGTCAAGGGGTACGGACGCCAGAAAGGACACAAGGAAATTTACAGAGGAGCGGAATATCAGGTTGATTTTCTGCCGAAGATTAAAATTGAAATAGCGGTTGGTGCCGAGATTGCAGACAAGGTCATTGAAGCGATCATTGCTAAGGCCCGTACGGGAAAGATTGGAGACGGAAAGATATTCGTATCATCGCTTGAGAATGTAATAAGGATAAGGACGGGTGAAAGCGGTCAGGCTGCGATATGA
- a CDS encoding ammonium transporter gives MLLNNPTKHQREEAVMINSGDTAWMLIATAMVMIMTPGLGFFYGGMVRSKNVLGTLMQSFMCLGLVSILWVVFGYSLSFGPDLGGFIGSLDWAGLTGVGGDPGPYSDKIPHLLFCAFQLMFAIITPALITGAFAERMKFSAFVLFIVLWATLVYFPLCHWVWGGGWLQKMGALDFAGGTVIHLNAGVAALVAAIIIGKRKGYRQEPMYPHNLTMTMLGAGILWFGWFGFNAGSAAAANGTATYAFFATQIATGAAALSWIICEKIIRKKPTTLGFASGAVAGLVAITPASGFVTPVPAMIIGLVAGALCYFAVLSKEKLGYDDSLDVVGVHGVGGLWGAIATGLFASIGGTGLFYGNAHQLVVQLVASGTAIVFSLIMTTVILIAVKMITGLRVEEEEEVQGLDQSLHGETGYNLR, from the coding sequence TTGCTTCTTAACAATCCAACTAAACATCAAAGGGAGGAAGCAGTTATGATCAATTCAGGCGACACAGCATGGATGCTGATTGCCACGGCAATGGTTATGATTATGACACCGGGTCTTGGCTTTTTTTACGGAGGCATGGTTCGCTCCAAGAATGTTCTTGGAACCCTTATGCAGAGTTTCATGTGTCTGGGTCTTGTGTCCATACTCTGGGTTGTTTTCGGATACAGTCTTTCCTTCGGGCCGGACCTTGGGGGATTCATAGGGTCTCTTGACTGGGCAGGCCTCACGGGAGTCGGGGGTGATCCGGGTCCATATTCAGATAAAATTCCGCATCTGCTCTTCTGTGCGTTTCAGCTCATGTTTGCAATAATCACTCCGGCCCTAATAACTGGTGCATTCGCCGAAAGAATGAAATTTTCGGCTTTTGTGCTTTTCATAGTTCTCTGGGCGACTCTCGTTTACTTCCCTCTGTGCCACTGGGTATGGGGCGGGGGCTGGCTGCAGAAGATGGGGGCGCTGGATTTCGCAGGTGGGACGGTAATCCATCTTAACGCCGGAGTCGCCGCTCTCGTGGCCGCTATTATTATAGGGAAAAGGAAGGGGTATCGCCAGGAACCCATGTATCCCCACAACCTCACAATGACAATGCTCGGGGCCGGCATTCTATGGTTCGGATGGTTCGGCTTCAATGCGGGCAGCGCTGCGGCAGCCAATGGAACCGCTACATACGCTTTCTTCGCAACCCAGATTGCAACCGGCGCGGCTGCTCTCTCGTGGATTATCTGTGAAAAGATTATACGCAAGAAACCGACTACACTGGGATTTGCTTCTGGAGCAGTTGCGGGACTTGTGGCAATTACCCCGGCTTCGGGTTTTGTTACGCCTGTGCCTGCAATGATCATCGGGCTTGTTGCAGGGGCTTTATGCTATTTCGCGGTGCTTTCAAAAGAAAAATTAGGCTATGACGATTCTCTGGATGTCGTGGGCGTCCATGGTGTGGGTGGTCTCTGGGGCGCGATTGCAACGGGCCTCTTTGCATCGATCGGCGGAACCGGTCTCTTCTACGGCAACGCTCACCAGCTGGTTGTTCAGCTTGTTGCATCAGGTACAGCCATCGTATTCTCTCTGATCATGACCACGGTTATCCTGATAGCAGTGAAAATGATAACAGGCTTGCGTGTGGAGGAGGAAGAGGAAGTCCAAGGGCTTGACCAGAGTCTGCACGGCGAGACCGGCTATAACCTGAGATAA
- a CDS encoding type IV pilus twitching motility protein PilT codes for MNPVETPACAFSIDEILRKMVTMKASDLHLAVGSPPNIRIDGKLVPLTDYGTISNEMLKSALYSIISDDQKMTFEKNKELDFSHSIPQVSRFRGNMLYQRNTLGAVFRSIPANPPTIEELNLPPVITALSKKPRGLVLVTGPTGSGKSTTLASMVDYINRSRAEHIVTIEDPIEFLHKNQKSIIRQRELGSDTLSFSEALKHVLRQDPDVILVGEMRDLDTISLAVTAAETGHLVFGTLHTTSAASTIDRVIDVFPSNQQAQIRMQLSTTLEGIICQTLVPKKEGKGRVCAMEILIGTLGVKNLIREGKTHMIVNMLQAGVKDGMQTLNSALHKLVVSGAISQEDALLKSSQPDELKSLFART; via the coding sequence ATGAATCCGGTAGAAACTCCTGCTTGCGCTTTCAGTATTGATGAAATCCTGAGAAAAATGGTTACAATGAAAGCCTCCGACCTGCATCTTGCAGTAGGTTCTCCTCCCAATATACGTATTGACGGCAAGCTCGTCCCTCTTACGGATTACGGTACCATCAGCAATGAAATGCTTAAGAGCGCTCTTTATTCCATAATTTCAGACGATCAGAAGATGACATTTGAGAAGAACAAGGAACTCGATTTCTCGCACAGCATACCGCAGGTCTCACGATTCAGGGGGAACATGCTTTATCAGCGAAATACTCTCGGCGCCGTATTCCGTTCCATTCCTGCAAATCCCCCTACAATCGAAGAGCTGAACCTTCCCCCCGTAATAACCGCACTCAGCAAAAAACCCCGTGGACTTGTACTTGTTACCGGTCCCACGGGCAGTGGAAAGTCTACGACTCTTGCTTCAATGGTTGATTATATCAACAGGTCAAGGGCTGAACATATTGTAACCATAGAAGACCCCATAGAGTTTCTTCATAAAAACCAGAAAAGTATAATAAGACAGAGGGAACTCGGAAGCGACACTCTTTCCTTCTCCGAGGCATTGAAGCATGTGCTCAGACAGGATCCGGACGTTATACTTGTCGGTGAAATGAGGGACCTGGATACAATATCGCTTGCCGTTACCGCAGCCGAAACAGGGCATCTTGTTTTCGGCACTCTGCATACAACAAGCGCCGCATCGACTATCGATCGTGTTATCGACGTATTTCCCTCAAACCAGCAGGCTCAGATAAGGATGCAGCTCTCCACCACACTTGAAGGAATTATCTGCCAGACCCTTGTGCCAAAAAAGGAGGGAAAGGGAAGGGTCTGTGCAATGGAGATTCTTATTGGCACTCTGGGCGTAAAGAATCTTATCAGGGAAGGCAAGACGCATATGATAGTCAACATGCTCCAAGCCGGAGTGAAAGACGGTATGCAAACTCTTAATTCAGCGCTTCACAAGCTAGTTGTAAGCGGTGCCATCTCTCAGGAAGATGCACTTCTTAAGTCAAGTCAACCCGATGAGCTGAAGAGCCTTTTTGCAAGAACTTAA
- a CDS encoding DUF3592 domain-containing protein codes for MAFNSKSVLSAIVIAAFTVAACFTTWFIGYTFKMNYETRSWEQIPAKVLEYGIKTSRSQSTGSMRSTLNSSLKAKYSYFFNGKAYVGDKVDYSFGSDNFSDKRRARQLAALSEGNITVYVNPENPGQSVFDRSLPAPQIAFAIIFLLFPCGLGTMFIIGTIFRVLQKAGFTSTDRFMMPVAGLFHGAPAIYPVFFDPGSLGFGTWTIMLAFLGLFTVSLISIYRRIIDPSLGGPKWPDRLKKPS; via the coding sequence ATGGCATTCAATTCAAAATCAGTTCTGTCTGCAATTGTCATTGCTGCCTTTACTGTTGCGGCATGTTTCACCACCTGGTTCATAGGCTACACCTTTAAAATGAATTATGAAACGAGAAGCTGGGAACAAATCCCGGCGAAAGTCCTGGAATATGGCATCAAAACCAGCCGGTCTCAAAGTACAGGTTCAATGAGATCAACACTGAACAGCAGCCTCAAGGCTAAATATTCATATTTCTTCAACGGGAAAGCTTATGTCGGCGACAAGGTCGACTACAGCTTCGGTTCGGATAATTTCAGCGACAAAAGACGCGCAAGACAGCTGGCTGCACTCAGTGAGGGTAACATCACTGTTTATGTCAATCCCGAAAATCCCGGGCAGAGCGTTTTTGACAGAAGCCTTCCCGCTCCGCAGATAGCATTCGCAATCATATTTCTTCTCTTCCCCTGCGGTCTGGGCACCATGTTCATAATAGGTACTATTTTTCGGGTTCTTCAAAAAGCCGGCTTCACCTCAACCGACAGGTTCATGATGCCGGTTGCAGGCCTTTTCCACGGCGCCCCAGCTATTTACCCGGTTTTCTTCGATCCGGGCTCGCTCGGATTCGGGACCTGGACCATCATGCTTGCATTTCTGGGACTTTTTACTGTGAGCCTGATATCAATCTATCGGCGCATAATCGACCCGTCTCTTGGCGGGCCCAAATGGCCAGACAGGCTCAAGAAACCAAGTTGA